A region of Anolis sagrei isolate rAnoSag1 chromosome 2, rAnoSag1.mat, whole genome shotgun sequence DNA encodes the following proteins:
- the LOC132766380 gene encoding zinc finger protein 665-like isoform X10: MEEHGNVVFLGNEKEDPLVESSTVSQETAETVVEKEEMVNQKGRKKQKGNGLKNGKKNSSAPQEENNLKLSTSEGNCKGKKKVNCSLCGKIFQSKFSLNVHYRIHTGEKPYKCTECGKTFSQRAHLDSHQITHTGEKPYQCVECGKSFGHSSHLRTHQKTHTGEKPHKCMECGKMFSQNSHLRIHQKTHSGEKPHKCMECGKMFSQSSHLRTHQKTHSGEKSYKCMECGKSFSLKGGLKSHQRTHTGEKAYQCMECGRSYVYSGSLTLHQRTHTGEKPYKCMECGKAFCQSADLHIHQRIHTGEKPYKCTECGKSFSCHLYLWRHQKIHTGEKPYHCKECGRSFTQLAHLRNHQRIHTGEKPYQCKDCGRSFTQNAQLHKHQRTHTGEKPFQCVECGKSFTQSGDLRSHQRTHTGEKPYECTECGKTFSLRHSLNSHRKTHTGEKTYKCTECGKTFAWSHSLRSHQRIHTGEKPHKCIECGKTFTHGPHLRSHQRIHTGEKPYQCMECGKHFRQSAHLLVHKKSHAGK, from the exons ATGGAGGAGCATGGGAATGTGGTTTTTCTGG GTAACGAGAAGGAAGACCCTTTGGTGGAGTCCTCTACGGTTTCACAGGAAACAGCTGAGACTGTGgtggagaaagaggaaatggtGAATCAAAAGGGACggaaaaaacaaaagggaaatggATTAAAGAACGGAAAGAAGAACTCTTCTGCTCCTCAGGAGGAGAACAATTTAAAACTCTCGACAAGCGAAGGAAattgcaaaggaaaaaaaaaggttaattgttctttatgtggaaaaatattccAGAGTAAATTTTCCTTGAATGTACATTACAgaatccacacgggagagaaaccctataaatgcacaGAATGTGGGAAGACCTTCTCTCAAAGAGCTCATTTAGATTCACATCAAATTACacatactggggagaagccatatcagtgtgtggaatgtggaaagagtttcggtCATAGTTCCCATCTACGTACCCATCAAAAAACCCATaccggggagaagccacataaatgcatggaatgtggaaagatgtTCAGCCAGAATTCCCATCTACGTATCCATCAAAAAACCCATAgtggggagaagccacataaatgcatggaatgtggaaagatgtTCAGCCAGAGTTCCCATCTACGTACCCATCAAAAAACCCACAGTGGGGAGAAgtcatataaatgcatggaatgtggaaagagtttctctCTTAAAGGTGGTTTAAAGTCGCATCAAAGAACACACACGGGCGAGAAAGCGTATCAGTGTATGGAATGTGGACGGAGCTACGTTTATAGTGGAAGTCTTACTTTGCATCAGAgaactcacacaggggagaagccatacaaatgcatggaatgtggaaaggccTTCTGTCAAAGTGCAGATCTTCAtatacatcaaaggattcacacaggagagaaaccatataaatgcacagagtgtggaaagagcttctcttgCCATCTGTATTTATGGAGACATCAAAaaatccacactggggagaaaccatatcaCTGCAAGGAGTGTGGAAGAAGCTTCACTCAGTTAGCACACTTACGTAATCATCAAagaatccacactggggagaaaccatatcaatGCAAGGACTGTGGAAGAAGCTTCACTCAGAATGCACAATTACATAAACATCAAAGAACCCATACTGGGGAAAAGCCATTCCAgtgcgtggaatgtggaaagagtttcactcagaGTGGCGATctgcgttcacatcaaaggacccacacaggagagaagccatacgaaTGCACTGAATGTGGAAAGACGTTCAGTCTTAGACATAGTCTAAATTCACATCGAAAaacgcacacaggggagaagacCTATAAATGTACTGAATGTGGAAAGACCTTTGCTTGGAGTCACAgtttacgttcacatcaaagaattcacacaggggagaaaccacataagtgcatagaatgtggaaagacgTTCACTCATGGTCCGCatttacgttcacatcaaaggatccacactggAGAAAAGCCATATcagtgtatggaatgtggaaagcaTTTCAGACAGAGTGCACATCTATTAGTGCATAAAAAATCCCATGCGGGAAAATAA
- the LOC132777444 gene encoding zinc finger protein 345-like isoform X1, with the protein MEEHGNVDFLVGNEKEDPLVESSTVSRETAETVVEKEEMVNQKGRKKQKGNGSKKGKKNSSAPQEENNLELSTSEGNCKRKKKVNCSLCGKIFPSKFSLNVHYRIHTGEKPYKCTECGKSFFQKRNLHAHQITHTGEKPYQCVECGKRYRQSSHLRTHQRTHTGEKPHKCMECGKSFGQKGNLQIHQKTHTGEKPYKCMECGKSFSLKSGLNAHQRTHKGEKSYKCMECGKSFSQKAVLDMHQRIHTGKKSYQCMECGKGFWQKGNLQAHQRTHTGEKPYKCMECGKAFSQGGDLHIHQRIHTGEKPCKCTVCGKTFSCRPNLQKHQRIHTGEKPYHCQDCGRSFSQNAHLRNHQRTHTGEKPFQCVECGKSFTQSGDLRSHQRTHTGEKPYECTECGKTFSFRHSLHSHRRMHTGEKPYKCTECGKTFARNETLRAHQKTHTGEKPHKCIECGKTFSHGQNLRSHQKIHTGEKPYKCMECGKTFSHGQNLHSHQRTHTREKPYQCMQCGKHFRQAARLFVHKKSHARK; encoded by the exons ATGGAGGAGCATGGGAACGTGGATTTTCTGG TAGGTAACGAGAAGGAAGACCCTTTGGTGGAGTCCTCTACGGTGTCAAGGGAAACAGCTGAGACTGTGgtggagaaagaggaaatggtGAATCAAAAGGGACggaaaaaacaaaagggaaatggatcaaagaaaggaaagaagaactcCTCTGCTCCTCAGGAGGAGAACAATTTAGAACTCTCGACAAGCGAAGGaaattgcaaaagaaaaaaaaaggtgaaTTGTTCTttatgtggaaaaatattccCGAGTAAATTTTCCTTGAATGTACATTACAgaatccacacgggagagaaaccctataaatgcacaGAATGTGGGAAGTCCTTCTTTCAGAAAAGGAATTTACATGCACATCAAATTACACATACTGGGGAGAAGCCGTATCAGtgtgtggaatgtggaaagaggtaCAGACAGAGTTCCCATCTACGTACCCATCAAAGaacacacacaggggagaagccacataaatgcatggaatgtgggaagagctttggTCAGAAAGGAAATCTACAGATCCATCAAAAAACtcatacaggggagaagccatataaatgcatggaatgtggaaagagtttctctCTAAAAAGTGGTTTAAATGCACATCAAAGAACACACAAAGGTGAGAAATcttataaatgcatggaatgtggaaagagtttctctCAAAAAGCTGTTTTAGATATGCatcaaagaatccacacaggCAAGAAATCGTAtcagtgcatggaatgtggaaagggctTTTGGCAGAAGGGAAATCTACAggcacatcaaaggactcacacaggagagaaaccatataaatgcatggaatgtggaaaggccTTCAGTCAAGGTGGAGATCTTCAtatacatcaaaggattcacacaggagagaaaccatgtAAATGCACAGTGTGTGGAAAGACCTTCTCTTGCCGTCCAAATTTACAGAAACATCAAagaatccacactggggagaaaccatatcaCTGCCAGGACTGTGGAAGGAGCTTCAGTCAGAATGCACACTTACGTAATCATCAACGAACCCATACTGGGGAAAAACCATTCCAgtgcgtggaatgtggaaagagtttcactcagaGTGGCGATctgcgttcacatcaaaggacccacacaggagagaagccatacgaaTGCACTGAATGTGGAAAGACGTTCAGTTTTAGACATAGCTTACATTCACATCGAAGaatgcacacaggggagaagccatataaatgtactGAATGTGGAAAGACCTTTGCTCGGAACGAAACTTTACGTGCACATCAAAAAAcccatacaggggagaagccacataagtgcatagaatgtggaaagactTTCTCTCATGGTCAGAATTTACGTTCCCATCAAAagattcacacaggagagaaaccatataaatgcatggaatgtggaaagacttTCTCTCATGGTCAAAATttacattcccatcaaaggacccacaccaGAGAAAAGCCATATCAGTGCATGCAATGTGGAAAGCATTTCAGACAAGCTGCACGACTATTTGTGCATAAAAAATCACATGCGAGGAAATAA
- the LOC132777444 gene encoding zinc finger protein 665-like isoform X3, whose protein sequence is MVNQKGRKKQKGNGSKKGKKNSSAPQEENNLELSTSEGNCKRKKKVNCSLCGKIFPSKFSLNVHYRIHTGEKPYKCTECGKSFFQKRNLHAHQITHTGEKPYQCVECGKRYRQSSHLRTHQRTHTGEKPHKCMECGKSFGQKGNLQIHQKTHTGEKPYKCMECGKSFSLKSGLNAHQRTHKGEKSYKCMECGKSFSQKAVLDMHQRIHTGKKSYQCMECGKGFWQKGNLQAHQRTHTGEKPYKCMECGKAFSQGGDLHIHQRIHTGEKPCKCTVCGKTFSCRPNLQKHQRIHTGEKPYHCQDCGRSFSQNAHLRNHQRTHTGEKPFQCVECGKSFTQSGDLRSHQRTHTGEKPYECTECGKTFSFRHSLHSHRRMHTGEKPYKCTECGKTFARNETLRAHQKTHTGEKPHKCIECGKTFSHGQNLRSHQKIHTGEKPYKCMECGKTFSHGQNLHSHQRTHTREKPYQCMQCGKHFRQAARLFVHKKSHARK, encoded by the coding sequence atggtGAATCAAAAGGGACggaaaaaacaaaagggaaatggatcaaagaaaggaaagaagaactcCTCTGCTCCTCAGGAGGAGAACAATTTAGAACTCTCGACAAGCGAAGGaaattgcaaaagaaaaaaaaaggtgaaTTGTTCTttatgtggaaaaatattccCGAGTAAATTTTCCTTGAATGTACATTACAgaatccacacgggagagaaaccctataaatgcacaGAATGTGGGAAGTCCTTCTTTCAGAAAAGGAATTTACATGCACATCAAATTACACATACTGGGGAGAAGCCGTATCAGtgtgtggaatgtggaaagaggtaCAGACAGAGTTCCCATCTACGTACCCATCAAAGaacacacacaggggagaagccacataaatgcatggaatgtgggaagagctttggTCAGAAAGGAAATCTACAGATCCATCAAAAAACtcatacaggggagaagccatataaatgcatggaatgtggaaagagtttctctCTAAAAAGTGGTTTAAATGCACATCAAAGAACACACAAAGGTGAGAAATcttataaatgcatggaatgtggaaagagtttctctCAAAAAGCTGTTTTAGATATGCatcaaagaatccacacaggCAAGAAATCGTAtcagtgcatggaatgtggaaagggctTTTGGCAGAAGGGAAATCTACAggcacatcaaaggactcacacaggagagaaaccatataaatgcatggaatgtggaaaggccTTCAGTCAAGGTGGAGATCTTCAtatacatcaaaggattcacacaggagagaaaccatgtAAATGCACAGTGTGTGGAAAGACCTTCTCTTGCCGTCCAAATTTACAGAAACATCAAagaatccacactggggagaaaccatatcaCTGCCAGGACTGTGGAAGGAGCTTCAGTCAGAATGCACACTTACGTAATCATCAACGAACCCATACTGGGGAAAAACCATTCCAgtgcgtggaatgtggaaagagtttcactcagaGTGGCGATctgcgttcacatcaaaggacccacacaggagagaagccatacgaaTGCACTGAATGTGGAAAGACGTTCAGTTTTAGACATAGCTTACATTCACATCGAAGaatgcacacaggggagaagccatataaatgtactGAATGTGGAAAGACCTTTGCTCGGAACGAAACTTTACGTGCACATCAAAAAAcccatacaggggagaagccacataagtgcatagaatgtggaaagactTTCTCTCATGGTCAGAATTTACGTTCCCATCAAAagattcacacaggagagaaaccatataaatgcatggaatgtggaaagacttTCTCTCATGGTCAAAATttacattcccatcaaaggacccacaccaGAGAAAAGCCATATCAGTGCATGCAATGTGGAAAGCATTTCAGACAAGCTGCACGACTATTTGTGCATAAAAAATCACATGCGAGGAAATAA
- the LOC132766380 gene encoding zinc finger protein 665-like isoform X9 yields the protein MEEHGNVVFLVGNEKEDPLVESSTVSQETAETVVEKEEMVNQKGRKKQKGNGLKNGKKNSSAPQEENNLKLSTSEGNCKGKKKVNCSLCGKIFQSKFSLNVHYRIHTGEKPYKCTECGKTFSQRAHLDSHQITHTGEKPYQCVECGKSFGHSSHLRTHQKTHTGEKPHKCMECGKMFSQNSHLRIHQKTHSGEKPHKCMECGKMFSQSSHLRTHQKTHSGEKSYKCMECGKSFSLKGGLKSHQRTHTGEKAYQCMECGRSYVYSGSLTLHQRTHTGEKPYKCMECGKAFCQSADLHIHQRIHTGEKPYKCTECGKSFSCHLYLWRHQKIHTGEKPYHCKECGRSFTQLAHLRNHQRIHTGEKPYQCKDCGRSFTQNAQLHKHQRTHTGEKPFQCVECGKSFTQSGDLRSHQRTHTGEKPYECTECGKTFSLRHSLNSHRKTHTGEKTYKCTECGKTFAWSHSLRSHQRIHTGEKPHKCIECGKTFTHGPHLRSHQRIHTGEKPYQCMECGKHFRQSAHLLVHKKSHAGK from the exons ATGGAGGAGCATGGGAATGTGGTTTTTCTGG TAGGTAACGAGAAGGAAGACCCTTTGGTGGAGTCCTCTACGGTTTCACAGGAAACAGCTGAGACTGTGgtggagaaagaggaaatggtGAATCAAAAGGGACggaaaaaacaaaagggaaatggATTAAAGAACGGAAAGAAGAACTCTTCTGCTCCTCAGGAGGAGAACAATTTAAAACTCTCGACAAGCGAAGGAAattgcaaaggaaaaaaaaaggttaattgttctttatgtggaaaaatattccAGAGTAAATTTTCCTTGAATGTACATTACAgaatccacacgggagagaaaccctataaatgcacaGAATGTGGGAAGACCTTCTCTCAAAGAGCTCATTTAGATTCACATCAAATTACacatactggggagaagccatatcagtgtgtggaatgtggaaagagtttcggtCATAGTTCCCATCTACGTACCCATCAAAAAACCCATaccggggagaagccacataaatgcatggaatgtggaaagatgtTCAGCCAGAATTCCCATCTACGTATCCATCAAAAAACCCATAgtggggagaagccacataaatgcatggaatgtggaaagatgtTCAGCCAGAGTTCCCATCTACGTACCCATCAAAAAACCCACAGTGGGGAGAAgtcatataaatgcatggaatgtggaaagagtttctctCTTAAAGGTGGTTTAAAGTCGCATCAAAGAACACACACGGGCGAGAAAGCGTATCAGTGTATGGAATGTGGACGGAGCTACGTTTATAGTGGAAGTCTTACTTTGCATCAGAgaactcacacaggggagaagccatacaaatgcatggaatgtggaaaggccTTCTGTCAAAGTGCAGATCTTCAtatacatcaaaggattcacacaggagagaaaccatataaatgcacagagtgtggaaagagcttctcttgCCATCTGTATTTATGGAGACATCAAAaaatccacactggggagaaaccatatcaCTGCAAGGAGTGTGGAAGAAGCTTCACTCAGTTAGCACACTTACGTAATCATCAAagaatccacactggggagaaaccatatcaatGCAAGGACTGTGGAAGAAGCTTCACTCAGAATGCACAATTACATAAACATCAAAGAACCCATACTGGGGAAAAGCCATTCCAgtgcgtggaatgtggaaagagtttcactcagaGTGGCGATctgcgttcacatcaaaggacccacacaggagagaagccatacgaaTGCACTGAATGTGGAAAGACGTTCAGTCTTAGACATAGTCTAAATTCACATCGAAAaacgcacacaggggagaagacCTATAAATGTACTGAATGTGGAAAGACCTTTGCTTGGAGTCACAgtttacgttcacatcaaagaattcacacaggggagaaaccacataagtgcatagaatgtggaaagacgTTCACTCATGGTCCGCatttacgttcacatcaaaggatccacactggAGAAAAGCCATATcagtgtatggaatgtggaaagcaTTTCAGACAGAGTGCACATCTATTAGTGCATAAAAAATCCCATGCGGGAAAATAA
- the LOC132777444 gene encoding zinc finger protein 345-like isoform X2, whose product MEEHGNVDFLGNEKEDPLVESSTVSRETAETVVEKEEMVNQKGRKKQKGNGSKKGKKNSSAPQEENNLELSTSEGNCKRKKKVNCSLCGKIFPSKFSLNVHYRIHTGEKPYKCTECGKSFFQKRNLHAHQITHTGEKPYQCVECGKRYRQSSHLRTHQRTHTGEKPHKCMECGKSFGQKGNLQIHQKTHTGEKPYKCMECGKSFSLKSGLNAHQRTHKGEKSYKCMECGKSFSQKAVLDMHQRIHTGKKSYQCMECGKGFWQKGNLQAHQRTHTGEKPYKCMECGKAFSQGGDLHIHQRIHTGEKPCKCTVCGKTFSCRPNLQKHQRIHTGEKPYHCQDCGRSFSQNAHLRNHQRTHTGEKPFQCVECGKSFTQSGDLRSHQRTHTGEKPYECTECGKTFSFRHSLHSHRRMHTGEKPYKCTECGKTFARNETLRAHQKTHTGEKPHKCIECGKTFSHGQNLRSHQKIHTGEKPYKCMECGKTFSHGQNLHSHQRTHTREKPYQCMQCGKHFRQAARLFVHKKSHARK is encoded by the exons ATGGAGGAGCATGGGAACGTGGATTTTCTGG GTAACGAGAAGGAAGACCCTTTGGTGGAGTCCTCTACGGTGTCAAGGGAAACAGCTGAGACTGTGgtggagaaagaggaaatggtGAATCAAAAGGGACggaaaaaacaaaagggaaatggatcaaagaaaggaaagaagaactcCTCTGCTCCTCAGGAGGAGAACAATTTAGAACTCTCGACAAGCGAAGGaaattgcaaaagaaaaaaaaaggtgaaTTGTTCTttatgtggaaaaatattccCGAGTAAATTTTCCTTGAATGTACATTACAgaatccacacgggagagaaaccctataaatgcacaGAATGTGGGAAGTCCTTCTTTCAGAAAAGGAATTTACATGCACATCAAATTACACATACTGGGGAGAAGCCGTATCAGtgtgtggaatgtggaaagaggtaCAGACAGAGTTCCCATCTACGTACCCATCAAAGaacacacacaggggagaagccacataaatgcatggaatgtgggaagagctttggTCAGAAAGGAAATCTACAGATCCATCAAAAAACtcatacaggggagaagccatataaatgcatggaatgtggaaagagtttctctCTAAAAAGTGGTTTAAATGCACATCAAAGAACACACAAAGGTGAGAAATcttataaatgcatggaatgtggaaagagtttctctCAAAAAGCTGTTTTAGATATGCatcaaagaatccacacaggCAAGAAATCGTAtcagtgcatggaatgtggaaagggctTTTGGCAGAAGGGAAATCTACAggcacatcaaaggactcacacaggagagaaaccatataaatgcatggaatgtggaaaggccTTCAGTCAAGGTGGAGATCTTCAtatacatcaaaggattcacacaggagagaaaccatgtAAATGCACAGTGTGTGGAAAGACCTTCTCTTGCCGTCCAAATTTACAGAAACATCAAagaatccacactggggagaaaccatatcaCTGCCAGGACTGTGGAAGGAGCTTCAGTCAGAATGCACACTTACGTAATCATCAACGAACCCATACTGGGGAAAAACCATTCCAgtgcgtggaatgtggaaagagtttcactcagaGTGGCGATctgcgttcacatcaaaggacccacacaggagagaagccatacgaaTGCACTGAATGTGGAAAGACGTTCAGTTTTAGACATAGCTTACATTCACATCGAAGaatgcacacaggggagaagccatataaatgtactGAATGTGGAAAGACCTTTGCTCGGAACGAAACTTTACGTGCACATCAAAAAAcccatacaggggagaagccacataagtgcatagaatgtggaaagactTTCTCTCATGGTCAGAATTTACGTTCCCATCAAAagattcacacaggagagaaaccatataaatgcatggaatgtggaaagacttTCTCTCATGGTCAAAATttacattcccatcaaaggacccacaccaGAGAAAAGCCATATCAGTGCATGCAATGTGGAAAGCATTTCAGACAAGCTGCACGACTATTTGTGCATAAAAAATCACATGCGAGGAAATAA